TCCAGAATCTGTGCGCCCGTGAGTGTTTCCTGGGCTGAAACCAATATTGGACTTGCCGAAATCAGCATCGCACACACCATCCATGACAACACAAAAGGCATCACCCATTTTCCGGCGCGGCGCAAAGCGGATTGAAAATATGTCATAACATCCTCATTTTTTATAATGGTTTGATTTGAACTCACACATGGCGCAGGGCATCCACGGGTTCCAGGGCCGCGGCCTTGGCTGCGGGCTGCAAACTGGCAAGCACGGACACCAGCAGCACGATGAGGCAGGCGGAGATCACTTCGCCCGGGGTCACGGACGGGGCCAGCTCAAATACCTGGTTGGCCCCGCCGAACGCCACTTCCACGCCGGTCAGGTTCAGGATCCACAGCACCCCGGTTCCCAGGACCGCACCCGCCAGCGCACCCGTGAGGCCTAAGCAGAACCCTTCCGCCACAAACAAGGCCATGATCCGGAACGGCTGGGTACCCATGGCAGCCAGGGTACCGATTTCTCTGACCCGTTCATACACGCTCATGATCATGACATTGAGCACGCTGATCAGCACCACGGCAATCAGAATGATCTTGATGCCCAGGGTCATGAGATCGATCATGCGCACCACATTGTAAAACGGGGTGAGCTGCTGCCAGGTATGCACCTCGAACAAGGGCTGGCCCTTGGGCGTGGTCATGGGGGCCAGGGCCTGGTTCACCCGGTCCGCCACGGTTGCCAGGGTGTCAAAACCCGTGACCCGCACGGCCACCTCGCTGATTTCCGGGGTATCCATGCGCAAAAGCCCCGCCGCATCGTCCAGGTGCAGGTATCCGTCCCGGCCGCCCGGGCCCATCAGGCTTTCCACCACGCCGGCCACCACAAAGGTCATGCCGTTCACGGAGCCATCCTTGTTGTTGGCCACCAGCACCACGGTGTCCCCCGCGCCGATTCCCATGCCTTTGGCCAGAATTTCAGGCAAAAGCACCTGGCCGGGAGTCAGCAGCACATCAGGGTTCAGGGGGTTTTTTATCCGGGACGGCAGCAGAGGCACGGCCGTCAGTTCTTTTTTGGGGTCAATGCCGTTGAGGCGCACATTGGTGGTCTGGGCAAAATTGCTGAGCATGGCCCCGAATTTGATGCGGGGAGAAAATCCGTCCACCCCCGGTGTCTGGTTCAGAATATCCGTCAGTTTGTGAAACGGCTTTTCCGGGATCATCCGGTCCAGGGGCAGATTGTCAATGCTGGCCATATACCCTTTTTTGTGCACCTGGAGATGACTGAGCACAGAATCGGTGATCTGGCCCACGATCGCCCGTTTGAATGATCCGCTCAGGCCTGTGAAAACGATCACCGCCATGACGCCCACGGCAATGAGCAGCCCGGTGAGCAGGGTGCGGCGCTTGTACCGCAGCAGGTTTCTGATGGCTAAAGACATGACCTTGATCATATGTCACCTCCCAAGGGGTCAACCATATTTTCAGACGCATCTTTCAGGCGGCCGTCCTCCATGTGAAAAAACGCCTCAGCCTGGTCCATGATCCGGGGGTCATGGGTGGAAAAGATGAATGTGATGCCGAATTCATCCCGCATGCGTTTCATCAGATCGATCACCTTCTGGGCAGTGGCCCCGTCCAGGTTGGCTGTGGGTTCATCCGCCAGCACCAGGGCCGGATTGCCCACCAGGGCCCTGGCAATGGCCACCCGCTGTTTCTGTCCCCCGGACAGCTGGGCCGGATATTTGCCGGCCTGGTCTGCCATACCCACGGCAGCCAGCACTTTTTCCACGGCCGGGCCGCGGTGGGATTTGGGTAAGTCCTGGATCATGAGCAACGGATATTCCACGTTTTCATGCACCGTGAGCACGGGCAGCAGATTGAAATCCTGGAACACAAACCCTAAGTGTTTTCCTCTGAACGCCGCACTCTGACGCCGGTTCATGTTGCCGGTGGCCTGTCCGGCCACGGTCACGGTTCCTTTGGAAGGCTGATCCAGGCATCCGATCAGGTTCAACGCCGTGGTCTTGCCGCTGCCGGACGGTCCCACAAACGCGGTGAACATCCCTTTGGGGATCTTCAGACTGACATCTCCCAACGCCGTGACCGTGGTTTCACCGGTCCGGTAGGTTTTGGAAACGGTTTCAAATGTAACGATGTTCATAAAGGACCCTTGGTTTCAGTTATTAGATGAGATCGCTGTCGAGCTGGTTCCGTGCCATTTTCCACGGATTGTTTTTCCTTTGAGTCTTTAATCAGGTTGTTGAATCAGTATAATACTTGAATACAGGGGGATCAAGCTCAATAATGGGCAGCTTGATAGCGGCCTGTTTTTGTGTTTGACAAGATTTCCTTCAAGGTTCAGACTGGCGGGAAAAAAGACCATGACAACTTCACAGACAAAAAAAATGATCCCCCAGCCGCCGGACGGCAAATTCACGCACCCGGTGGTGCTGGTGGGGTGTCTGTGTGCAGCCGAGGTGGCCGGTATGCTGGGGGTGTTTGCCTTTCCGGCACTGCTGCCGCATTTTATGCAGATCTGGGAGTTGTCCGGCAATCAGGCCGGGTGGATCAACGGCATCTATTTTATCGGATATACCGGAGCCGTGCCCGTGCTCACCAGCCTCACGGACCGGATGGACGCCCGGCGGATCTACCTGGCCGGATGTGTCATCGGCATCATTTCCAATTTCGGGTTTGCATTTCTGGCCGGCGGGTTCTGGACGGCCCTTCTCTTCCGCGCGCTGTGCGGTATTTCCCTGGCCGGTACCTTCATCCCCGGGCTCAAGGCCCTCATGGACCGGGTGGCCCCGTCTGCCCAGCCCCGGAGCATCGCGTTTTACACGGCCTGCTTCGGCCTGGGCATGAGCGCATCGTTTTTTGTTGCCGGCCAGGTGTTTGAAACATGGGGGTGGGAAACCGCGTTTGTTGCGGCTGCCGCCGGGTCCGGCCTGGCCCTGGTGCTGGCAGGGGTCATCCTTGCACCGGTTTTGCCATCCGCGCCTGACTTCATGATCAAACGCCATATCCTGGATTTCCGCCCGGTGTGGCAGAACCGCAATGCAAGGGCCTATATCCTGGCCTATATGTGCCACACCTGGGAAATGTTTGCGGCCCGGGCCTGGCTGGTGGCGTTCATGGCGTTCAATCTGTCGTTACATCCGGGATCTGAAAGTTATCTGATCCCCACCACGGTGATGGCTGTGGCCGGGATCGCCGGCATGCTGGCCAGCATTGCCGGGGCCGAACTGGCCGTGCGGTTTCCCAGAAAAACCATGGTGATCCTGATCATGGGGGTGTCCGGCCTGATATCTGTGACCATCGGGTTCTGGGCCGGGCTGGATCCGGCCTGGGTGGCAATGCTGTGCATTGTGTACACCATTTTTTTCCAGGGAGATTCTGCTGCCATCCACGCCGGGGTGATTACTTCGGCCCGGCCGGACCTGCGTGGGGCCACCATGGCCCTTCAGTCTTTGGGCGGATTCGGGGCCGCGGCTTTAGGCACCATTGCGGCCGGGTGGGTCCTGGATCTGTCCGGCGGGGGGCATACGATTTTTTCCTGGGGCGTCACCTTTGCTTCCATGGGTGTGGCATCGGTCACAGGGGTGATCCTGGTGGCACGGATTGCCGATTAAATCAGACTGTCCGACAATCCCGGGCCCCCTAACTGGCAGTTATCCGTGGTTTTGCCCATATCCGATAACACATCCGCTACCAGATTTCGGATGCCTTTCAGTGCTTTTTCCGGTGTATCGGCCAGCCAACTCAAGCTGGGAAATTCAACACACATCCCAGGTCCGGATGCCCCATTGAAGTGCCTTGAACCGGTCAAAATCATCGGCTTTTACCAACGCCTGTGACCAGACCAATTGGATATTGTTGATGTGTGATATCAGAAATTATGCGAGCATTTTTCTAATTGTTTCCCTCAGTTTTGGAAGATGGTTTTCACAGATATCAATCGTTTGCCGATCTTTGGCATAAGAACCAAAAATCCCGATATGAATGACACCAAAATTTTCCTTAAAAAAAGGTTTTTCAGCCTTTATCAAACTTATTATTTCATTTCTGGAAAGAGTGTTATTCATTTGCTGGTTTAAATCCTGTCGGTAATTCATACTCACAAACATTTTTAATTTTCAAACACACTGATATTATCAGGTTTATGATTGCATGGATATGGAAAATTTCTGGTATTGGATAATTTACTATTGAGCGAGCACAATTGATAACGCCAAGGGTAACCTGCCTCCGCCACTGAACTTGATACAGAGAACGTTGCTCCCGGCGGTCAGGTTGACCCGTTTGTTTTGTTATTTCACGATTTCTTTTTTGTACTCAAACAACTTGAACGCATTATTTGGATCTGGCTGAAATTCACCAATCTTTGTATAACCAAATTTTTCATAAAAGTGGTGGTTTCGATAGGCTTTATATGGTGTTGCAAGTGTCCAAGCTTTTGCGCTGCTATATTGTTTTTCAATTAACTCCACTGTCATGGAGCCAATTCGCTTGTTTTGATATTTTTCAGAAATGAAAAAGTACTTTATTTCTATCAGTTCATTATATGATGGGATGATGCAAATGCCACCAGCAAGCTCATCATTGTATTGAATTTTATAATAATGGCCTTTTTCAATTTCTGATTGATGCCAAGCTAACGACTCAATTCCCGGAGGATAAGAGCCGTACTGCTCATAATCACCAGTAAAAGCCTCAACGCTGATTGATTTCAGCATTTCTGCATCCTCAATTTTTGCCAAAGAGAGTGTAATCGTCAATTTTATTCCCTGCTGTTTAAACCGTTAATTCATATGACATATCGCACATAACCCCCAAATCACCGGCGGCAAAAGCTGTAAAGCGAAGTGCGGGGCAGCTTTTGGCCGTCTGAATGCATTTGCATTGTTATACCCGTTTTTGTAGAGTTTCTATTGCGCCCCCCAACCTCTTAATTCCTGTCTCTGTAGTCTGTTTATCTGTACATGAAAAATTCAGTCGGAAAGTATTCTCGCCATTGTTGTTAATATAGAATGGATTGCCTGGAACGAAGACCACCTTTTCTTTTACTGAAATTTCAAATAAATCCATTGCTGAAATATCAGCTGGAAGAGTGACCCAAAGGAACATTCCTCCTTCTGGTTTAGTATATGCAACGCATGCTGGAAAATACTTTTCCATACTTTCCAGCATGCTTTGGCACTGCTCTCCATATTTTTGAGCAACTTTTTCTATATGTCTTTGGATGTCATTTTTTTGTAAGTATTGATAGATAATATACTGTGTGAAGTGACATGTATGCAGATCAGAAGCCTGTTTTGCCACTAACAGCTTTTGCAGAATATTATCAGGAGCAACTATCCAACCAATACGAAAACCTGGCACCACTATTTTTGAGAACGAGCCAAGTAAAATAACCTTTTCTGGCAGATAATGCTTGAAAGATAGCTGAGGTTCTCCTGAAAACCGCAAATCTCCATAGGGATTATCCTCAATGAGGAATGTAGTTTTGTCTTGGATTATGCTGGCAATTTCTTGTCTATTTTCATTACTGTATGTGATACCTGAAGGATTTTGAAAATTTGGAACCGAGTAAACTAATTTAGGGCTGTTGTTGGTAAATACTTTCTGTAACCCATCTATGTTCATTCCCTGCTCAGAAACCTTTACAGGCAAAAACGTGGGTTTATACAGCGAAAATGCCTGAATAGCACCTAAATAACCCGGCTCTTCGAGAACTACAACGTCTCCATCGTTAAGTAAAACTTTTCCTAAAAGATCAAGCCCTTGCTGAGCGCCATTTGTAATAAGAATATTTTCCGGAGAGACACTAAGTCCTTTTTTCTGATAGTTCTCTGCAATATTCTCGCGTAGCTTCAGGTAGCCTTCTGAGTTGCTATATTGAAAAATATCCCTTCCATATATACTAAATACTTCACTCGTTGCATTTGTAAGCTCTTGAACGGGGAATAAATCCCTGTTTGGCAGGCCACCAGCGAATGAAATCACTTCTGGATCTAATGCCACCTTTAGGATTTCCCTGATAAATGATCGAGGGACATCAGTTATCCTATCTGCAAATATATCATTCATGTTATTGCCTTTTTTTAGGTATAACGCCTTTTTCAGGGGCCGGGCGGCAAGTACCGAAAACGACCGCTGAAAAAAATTGTTTGTATTTGTTTTATCCTTTATAAAACCGTGCAGTAAGCCCGGTCCCACTGCAAAAAAAATGTTCAAGTAAGCCGCTCCGCGGCAGATAAAGCCTTGCCATCATTGTTCAATTCCATTGCTCATGGTATCTTCTTACCGGCTTGCAGGTCGGTATCTTCTACCCGACAAGGTTAAAGAAGAAAGGAAGATACCATGAGCAATTTAATTAAACGTTTTAAAGAAGATCTCCATTTAGCCGGTTATGCTGAGCGAAGCATTCAATCCTATACCAGCGCGGTTTTAAAACTACAGCGCTTTTACAATAAGCCATTAGAAGATATCAGCGAAGAGCAGCTTCGTCAATACTGGCTTTGTTGTCAAAGTGAATTTGGCTGGAGCGCTGCAACACTGCGCATCAGTTACTCCGGCATACAACATTTTTTCAGAAAGACCCTTGTGCGTGAATGGAATATTTTCAACGACATCAAATGGAAACGAGAACAAACTTTACCGACCATTCTGAGTCTGGAGGAAGTCAGGAAGATTATTTATGCTCTTCCCACTGCACAAAGCCAGACATTTTATTTGACATTATATTCCATGGGACTGCGTTTGAGGGAAGCAACAACGCTTCAGGTCAAAGATATTCTTTCCGACAGGGGGCTTGTGCATATTCATGCCGGAAAAAGCGCGCTGGACAGGACTGTCCCTTTACCAAAAATTACTCTGCTCAGTTTACGTGAATACTATAAAACCCATGGCAATCCAAAATGGATATTCCCTGCCTTGGGCCGCAACGGCGGGAAGAACGCTGATCAGCCAGCATGATAAAACAAATCATTGGCTTAATCAGCAGATGAAAAAACTGCTGCCGACTCATTACTTCCTGTTAACGATCACACTTCCCCAGGGCCTTCGGGATGTTGTGAGATCTCACCAGAAGCAAGCTTATGGCGCCTTGTTTTTATGCACCAACAAAGCGCTGAAAAAATTAGCGCAGGATAAGCGGTTTGTCGGATCTGATCGAATCGGATATCTGGCAGGCCTTCACACCTGGGGTGGCATGCTCCAGTATCATCCTCATTTGCACCTGGTCATTCCCGGAGGCGCATTGTCTGATAATAATCAATGGATTTCTTCCAGACAGGATCTATTTGTTCACACGAAACCGTTGGAGATCATTTTTAAAGCCAAATTCAAGGATGCAATGAAAAAAGCCGGGCTGCTTGTTAAAATAGATCCCGCAGTGTGGAAAAAACAATGGGTGATTGACAGTCAGGCCGTGGGCCAGGGACAAAATTCTTTACGATATCTTTCAAGATATGTGTTCCGGGTTGCCATCTCCAATAATCGTATCAAAAGCATTGAAAATGGTGTCATTGAATTTCTGTACAAAGACCGTGAAAAAAATAAATGGAAAAACATGACGCTGGATGCCATGGAGTTTATCAGAAGATTCCTGCAGCATGTTCTACCCAGGGGATTTATGAAAATCAGGCATTATGGTTTTCTCAACCCCAACAGTGCCTTATCCATTGAGAAAATTCGTGAACTCATTTCACTCATCCATGATATTATTGCACTTTTTACTGAAATCCCGGAACGGGAAATACCCGGGATTAAATGCAGCCATTGCGGACATGATTTAAACTTTATGTTCTTTGTAAAGCCTGAACCACGATGCAGACCCGGATAACTGGACAAAACTGACTATCTGGTTTTCGCTGTCGACTATAAAACAGCCCAAAAAACTGAATATCCCGGGCATGTCACAGTACCCGTGCGCCAATTGCGGATATTTGAATTTTAAACCCGGGTTTTACTGACAAAGACAGCCTGATTCTTGGTTTTTGCATCAGGAGGAAGGCACTTTTATAAAATTTTCATCCCATCTTTCACACATCCTGCAAATCGATGACCTTTTCCCCTATTGATCCGCGGCTTCTTGAATCACAGGATTAGTACCGAGCCTCGTGCCTCGGCACTGTTACTAATCCTTTATTTGTTAGACGTTTATTAAATTGGTGTACTCATTTATCATTCCAGCGACCAGATCTTTGGTGAATGCTAATGAGTCATTGAGATCTCCCCTGGCAATGTCACGAATACTATGAAGGTGGTCCAGATCACCTTCATGGACTATTTGATTCCGCCGCCGCACCAGCAGATCAAGTTTAATTTTGATATCTTCAGGAGGTTGACCTAATGTAGATGCCAGTTTTGTCCATATATTTGTAATACCAATTTTACCAAGTGAATTTTCTATTTGTCTGGAGGATTGGAAGGATTCTTTTGAAAATTGGCGACGAAGATCTGATTCAATCAACCTTATCCGAGTATCCTTATCTGATTCTTTTGATGCTAATGCGCCAATTTTAACATTGTCAAGTTTGAAGATTGATTTGTCTTCTTTTATCTCGAACATGATTGCGCTTATAATCAACTCATGTACAGAAGTATCAATAGCTGATACCATCATCGTAAGAGATGCTCGCAAAACATTATCGGTAACCTCTGTTACTGGAGCAAATTGCAAGTAATGGTGAATTGCTAATAGCTCGTCAACTTGAGATATTGCTGCTTCAAATCTTGAAATTAAGCTGGTTTTATATGGCATGTTCAATCACTCTATTTGCCAAATCTTCATATGTAGCTCGGAATAATTCTATTTTTTCTTCATTCGTAGTTAATGTTGCACCGAACCAACCTGCATCTCTCATCATTTGTTCGTTAATTTCAAAAACAGGATAGCCATGCTGATGATATAGCGCGTTTAATGTGTTGAAGTCAGGAACTTGAATATCAAATAATTTTTGATCATCTTGTTCAATAATCATTCCTGCATCATATAGATTTGGAAAAAAATTGTTTGCTATCTCATGTCTAATATCGTCAATAATTTCTTGGTTTGCCTGTGTTGCTTTTCCGAGTCTAATATTATACCGCTGTATAATAGCACCGATATATTTAGGCGTTTCATTTTTCATGGGATAGGATGAATCATGCAATATTTGTCGGGCTTTTTTTGCCCAATTTTCCCATGACGGTAAAATTTTTTTAAGTGATTTAATGGCAAGTTTTGAAAAATAATCACAGGATGTTGGAACAATAAAGTAATCAGAAGTTAAAAATAGTGTTTGATTAATTGCGGACAATGATGGGTTTAAGTCAATTATTGTATAATCAATACTATATTTTTCTTCGTATTTTCTAATTAAATAATTAAATGAACCTGGCAAATTGGCAAGCGTACCTATTGCCTCACTAAATCCAAAGCTCATTCCTAAAGCTACATCATATTCTGTAAGATCAAAAGAGCCAGGAATCAGGAAAAGTTTTTCGTTGTCTTTTACCTGGATGGCCTCAAGTGCTTCTAAAGGTTTAGGTTGTCCTTTGAATGCTGGCTTTAATAATTCTTTAATTGTGTTCTCTGGGGTTGCTTCTAAATGTGCCTCAAACCCATCTTCTCCCATTGTGAGAATACTTAGATTGCATTGAGAGTCCCCATCAACGAGCAACACCTTTTTACCTAATTTAGTAAGCATCCATCCCAAATGGTAAACGGATGTGGTTTTGCTTACTCCACCTTTGTGATTAAAAAGACTAATTCGTTTCATAATATTCCTTTTTTATCCTAATTATTATGGGGCTCCATCTATCTGTTTTTTTAGTCTAACGGGGAGCTCAGCCGACCG
Above is a window of Desulfotignum balticum DSM 7044 DNA encoding:
- a CDS encoding ABC transporter permease — protein: MIKVMSLAIRNLLRYKRRTLLTGLLIAVGVMAVIVFTGLSGSFKRAIVGQITDSVLSHLQVHKKGYMASIDNLPLDRMIPEKPFHKLTDILNQTPGVDGFSPRIKFGAMLSNFAQTTNVRLNGIDPKKELTAVPLLPSRIKNPLNPDVLLTPGQVLLPEILAKGMGIGAGDTVVLVANNKDGSVNGMTFVVAGVVESLMGPGGRDGYLHLDDAAGLLRMDTPEISEVAVRVTGFDTLATVADRVNQALAPMTTPKGQPLFEVHTWQQLTPFYNVVRMIDLMTLGIKIILIAVVLISVLNVMIMSVYERVREIGTLAAMGTQPFRIMALFVAEGFCLGLTGALAGAVLGTGVLWILNLTGVEVAFGGANQVFELAPSVTPGEVISACLIVLLVSVLASLQPAAKAAALEPVDALRHV
- a CDS encoding ABC transporter ATP-binding protein — protein: MNIVTFETVSKTYRTGETTVTALGDVSLKIPKGMFTAFVGPSGSGKTTALNLIGCLDQPSKGTVTVAGQATGNMNRRQSAAFRGKHLGFVFQDFNLLPVLTVHENVEYPLLMIQDLPKSHRGPAVEKVLAAVGMADQAGKYPAQLSGGQKQRVAIARALVGNPALVLADEPTANLDGATAQKVIDLMKRMRDEFGITFIFSTHDPRIMDQAEAFFHMEDGRLKDASENMVDPLGGDI
- a CDS encoding MFS transporter, encoding MTTSQTKKMIPQPPDGKFTHPVVLVGCLCAAEVAGMLGVFAFPALLPHFMQIWELSGNQAGWINGIYFIGYTGAVPVLTSLTDRMDARRIYLAGCVIGIISNFGFAFLAGGFWTALLFRALCGISLAGTFIPGLKALMDRVAPSAQPRSIAFYTACFGLGMSASFFVAGQVFETWGWETAFVAAAAGSGLALVLAGVILAPVLPSAPDFMIKRHILDFRPVWQNRNARAYILAYMCHTWEMFAARAWLVAFMAFNLSLHPGSESYLIPTTVMAVAGIAGMLASIAGAELAVRFPRKTMVILIMGVSGLISVTIGFWAGLDPAWVAMLCIVYTIFFQGDSAAIHAGVITSARPDLRGATMALQSLGGFGAAALGTIAAGWVLDLSGGGHTIFSWGVTFASMGVASVTGVILVARIAD
- a CDS encoding nucleotidyltransferase family protein, translating into MNNTLSRNEIISLIKAEKPFFKENFGVIHIGIFGSYAKDRQTIDICENHLPKLRETIRKMLA
- a CDS encoding GNAT family N-acetyltransferase, which translates into the protein MTITLSLAKIEDAEMLKSISVEAFTGDYEQYGSYPPGIESLAWHQSEIEKGHYYKIQYNDELAGGICIIPSYNELIEIKYFFISEKYQNKRIGSMTVELIEKQYSSAKAWTLATPYKAYRNHHFYEKFGYTKIGEFQPDPNNAFKLFEYKKEIVK
- a CDS encoding PLP-dependent aminotransferase family protein; translation: MNIFFAVGPGLLHGFIKDKTNTNNFFQRSFSVLAARPLKKALYLKKGNNMNDIFADRITDVPRSFIREILKVALDPEVISFAGGLPNRDLFPVQELTNATSEVFSIYGRDIFQYSNSEGYLKLRENIAENYQKKGLSVSPENILITNGAQQGLDLLGKVLLNDGDVVVLEEPGYLGAIQAFSLYKPTFLPVKVSEQGMNIDGLQKVFTNNSPKLVYSVPNFQNPSGITYSNENRQEIASIIQDKTTFLIEDNPYGDLRFSGEPQLSFKHYLPEKVILLGSFSKIVVPGFRIGWIVAPDNILQKLLVAKQASDLHTCHFTQYIIYQYLQKNDIQRHIEKVAQKYGEQCQSMLESMEKYFPACVAYTKPEGGMFLWVTLPADISAMDLFEISVKEKVVFVPGNPFYINNNGENTFRLNFSCTDKQTTETGIKRLGGAIETLQKRV
- a CDS encoding tyrosine-type recombinase/integrase, with the translated sequence MSNLIKRFKEDLHLAGYAERSIQSYTSAVLKLQRFYNKPLEDISEEQLRQYWLCCQSEFGWSAATLRISYSGIQHFFRKTLVREWNIFNDIKWKREQTLPTILSLEEVRKIIYALPTAQSQTFYLTLYSMGLRLREATTLQVKDILSDRGLVHIHAGKSALDRTVPLPKITLLSLREYYKTHGNPKWIFPALGRNGGKNADQPA
- a CDS encoding HEPN domain-containing protein; the protein is MPYKTSLISRFEAAISQVDELLAIHHYLQFAPVTEVTDNVLRASLTMMVSAIDTSVHELIISAIMFEIKEDKSIFKLDNVKIGALASKESDKDTRIRLIESDLRRQFSKESFQSSRQIENSLGKIGITNIWTKLASTLGQPPEDIKIKLDLLVRRRNQIVHEGDLDHLHSIRDIARGDLNDSLAFTKDLVAGMINEYTNLINV
- a CDS encoding ParA family protein; translated protein: MKRISLFNHKGGVSKTTSVYHLGWMLTKLGKKVLLVDGDSQCNLSILTMGEDGFEAHLEATPENTIKELLKPAFKGQPKPLEALEAIQVKDNEKLFLIPGSFDLTEYDVALGMSFGFSEAIGTLANLPGSFNYLIRKYEEKYSIDYTIIDLNPSLSAINQTLFLTSDYFIVPTSCDYFSKLAIKSLKKILPSWENWAKKARQILHDSSYPMKNETPKYIGAIIQRYNIRLGKATQANQEIIDDIRHEIANNFFPNLYDAGMIIEQDDQKLFDIQVPDFNTLNALYHQHGYPVFEINEQMMRDAGWFGATLTTNEEKIELFRATYEDLANRVIEHAI